In one window of Bizionia sp. M204 DNA:
- a CDS encoding GEVED domain-containing protein gives MKKPTTLFFMCFLFSIAIFAQERNCSTMENLEYRKQQDPGLELRMAQIEAFTQTQIQQMENNRIDGSIITLPVVVHVLYRNSTENISVAQIQSQLDVLNEDFRRTNPDADNTWSQAADTQIEFCLASIDPNGNATSGITRKSTTRQDWGTTDDMKKSSQGGVNPWNTSEYLNMWIVPKMTSGGNTILGYAQFPGGNAATDGVVMAYNYFGRVGNVSAPFDGGRTTTHEVGHYLNLRHIWGDANCGNDFVSDTPTHQTSNGGCPTGRVSCGSADMVQNYMDYTNDSCMNLFTAGQKNRMRAVLNAGGARRSLALSEKCGGSATTPTCNDGVQNGTETGVDCGGSSCQPCQTGSQYCSAQGNSVNDEYISRVQLGTINKASGAQSYSDFTATSTNLTKANNYTVTVTPTWTGTSYNEGYAVWIDYNQDGDFTDSGEQVWSRSASKTSPVSGSFTIPTSATLGETRMRVAMKYNAIPTSCETFSYGEVEDYTVNIVSGGNSGGDTTVSLSITFDNYPEETSWAILDGGTTVASGGTYGSQPDGSTLNIDVNLPAGCYALVVRDVYGDGICCSYGNGSYTLKAGTTTLASGGSFTSSQTTNFCVGGASRGLGTVTSSTDDLFTLYPNPTKQALNIALNGLEAQSYQISNMLGQIVMKGVFTETINVSELNDGMYIIQLNIGEKTKVKRFIKQ, from the coding sequence ATGAAAAAACCTACTACATTATTCTTTATGTGTTTTCTGTTTAGCATCGCGATTTTTGCCCAAGAACGCAATTGCTCAACTATGGAAAACTTGGAATACCGAAAACAACAAGACCCAGGTCTCGAACTACGCATGGCGCAAATTGAAGCGTTTACGCAAACCCAAATCCAACAGATGGAAAATAATAGAATCGATGGTTCTATAATAACACTTCCTGTTGTTGTACATGTACTATACAGAAACAGTACAGAAAATATAAGTGTTGCACAAATCCAATCGCAATTAGATGTTTTAAATGAAGATTTTAGACGTACAAATCCAGATGCAGATAACACATGGTCTCAAGCGGCTGATACCCAAATTGAATTCTGCTTAGCGTCTATTGATCCTAATGGAAATGCAACATCAGGAATTACTAGAAAGTCTACAACACGTCAAGATTGGGGAACAACTGATGACATGAAAAAATCATCGCAAGGTGGTGTTAACCCTTGGAATACCTCTGAATACCTTAATATGTGGATTGTACCAAAAATGACTAGTGGTGGAAACACCATTTTAGGCTATGCCCAATTTCCTGGCGGAAATGCTGCTACAGACGGCGTTGTAATGGCTTATAACTATTTTGGTCGCGTTGGAAATGTATCCGCTCCCTTTGATGGCGGACGTACAACCACACACGAAGTGGGACACTATCTAAATCTTCGACATATTTGGGGAGATGCTAATTGTGGAAACGATTTTGTTAGTGATACTCCTACGCATCAAACCTCAAATGGAGGTTGTCCAACAGGACGCGTTTCTTGTGGATCTGCAGATATGGTTCAAAACTATATGGATTATACAAACGATTCTTGTATGAACTTATTTACAGCGGGACAAAAAAACAGAATGCGCGCGGTGCTGAATGCTGGAGGTGCTAGAAGATCTTTAGCACTATCAGAAAAATGTGGCGGTAGTGCAACTACACCAACATGTAATGACGGTGTGCAAAATGGAACTGAAACGGGTGTAGATTGCGGAGGTTCATCGTGTCAGCCATGTCAAACAGGTTCTCAATACTGTAGCGCTCAAGGAAACAGTGTCAATGACGAGTACATTTCACGTGTGCAATTAGGAACCATTAATAAGGCTTCTGGCGCACAATCCTATTCAGACTTTACCGCAACTTCCACTAATTTAACCAAAGCAAATAATTATACAGTTACCGTAACACCTACCTGGACAGGAACTAGTTATAATGAAGGATACGCTGTATGGATAGATTATAACCAAGATGGCGATTTTACCGATTCAGGTGAGCAGGTATGGTCTAGATCAGCTTCTAAAACAAGTCCTGTAAGCGGAAGTTTTACAATTCCTACATCGGCTACATTAGGTGAAACCAGAATGCGTGTGGCTATGAAATACAATGCTATTCCAACATCTTGTGAAACATTTAGTTATGGCGAAGTGGAAGATTACACAGTAAATATTGTAAGTGGTGGAAATTCTGGTGGTGATACAACCGTTAGTCTATCCATTACCTTTGATAATTACCCGGAAGAAACCTCATGGGCAATCCTTGATGGTGGCACTACTGTAGCTTCTGGCGGTACGTATGGTTCGCAACCAGATGGTTCTACCTTAAATATTGATGTCAATTTACCTGCAGGTTGTTATGCATTAGTTGTTAGAGATGTTTATGGCGATGGTATTTGCTGCTCATACGGGAATGGTTCGTATACTTTAAAAGCTGGAACTACAACATTAGCAAGTGGTGGTTCTTTTACAAGTTCGCAAACAACAAACTTCTGTGTTGGCGGTGCATCTCGAGGTCTTGGAACCGTAACATCGTCCACGGATGATTTGTTTACTCTATATCCAAATCCAACAAAGCAAGCATTGAATATCGCTTTAAATGGATTAGAAGCACAAAGTTATCAAATATCGAATATGCTTGGTCAAATAGTAATGAAAGGCGTATTTACCGAAACCATTAATGTTTCAGAATTGAATGATGGCATGTACATAATTCAATTAAATATTGGTGAGAAAACGAAAGTAAAACGCTTTATCAAGCAGTAA